In a single window of the Streptomyces sp. NBC_00285 genome:
- a CDS encoding fasciclin domain-containing protein encodes MNTRIRRTAVTLAAAAVLPLALSACSDSGSDSTTSDSSSKASASASASDDSMTGSDSSTAMDKPFGSACSAVPTSGAGSFDGMAQDPVATAASNNPALSTLVAAVKKAGLVDTLNNAQNITVFAPTNDAFAKIPKATLDKVLNDKAQLTKILTYHVVGQKLTPKDLEKGSFDTLEKAKLTTSGSGQSYTVNDSAKVVCGNVQTANATVYIIDSVLMPTS; translated from the coding sequence ATGAACACCCGTATCCGCCGTACCGCCGTGACCCTGGCCGCCGCGGCCGTCCTGCCCCTGGCCCTGAGCGCCTGCTCCGACAGCGGCTCCGACTCGACCACGTCGGACTCCTCGTCGAAGGCGTCGGCGTCCGCCTCCGCGTCGGACGACAGCATGACCGGCTCCGACAGCAGCACCGCCATGGACAAGCCGTTCGGTTCGGCTTGTTCGGCGGTGCCCACGAGCGGTGCCGGTTCCTTCGACGGCATGGCCCAGGACCCGGTCGCCACCGCCGCCTCCAACAACCCGGCACTGTCCACGCTGGTCGCCGCGGTGAAGAAGGCCGGGCTGGTCGACACTCTCAACAACGCCCAGAACATCACCGTGTTCGCGCCGACCAACGACGCCTTCGCGAAGATTCCCAAGGCCACCCTGGACAAGGTCCTGAACGACAAGGCACAGCTGACGAAGATCCTCACCTACCACGTGGTGGGCCAGAAGCTCACGCCGAAGGACCTGGAGAAGGGCTCCTTCGACACCCTGGAGAAGGCGAAGCTCACCACCTCCGGTTCCGGCCAGTCCTACACCGTCAACGACTCCGCCAAGGTGGTCTGCGGCAACGTCCAGACCGCCAACGCCACCGTCTACATCATCGACAGCGTCCTGATGCCCACCAGCTGA